TAAGTTGAACATGAAGCATGAGCAGTGGATAAGAGCTTTAGAGCTATTTCGAGATATGCAGTATTCTTGCATGAAGGTTAAAGGCACAACGACTGTCAGAGTGCTGCAAGCTTGCAGCAAATTGAAAGCCCTTGCCCTAGGAAAGCAAATCCATGCCCATGTTTTGAGGTTCGGAATGGAATCGAGTGTGCCAATATGCAACATTCTCATCAGTATGTATGCCAAAAATGGAGAGCTTGAACTTGCTGGAGCAGTTTTTAATTCGATGGAAGATCATAACTTAACTTCATGGAATTCTATTATCTCGGCTTATGCCTCGTTTGGCTTTCTAGATGATGCGTGGAATCACTTCCATAAGCTGGAATCTTCCAGTATTGAGCCGGACATTATAACCTGGAACTGCCTTCTGTCAGGGCATACTCTTAATGGCTCGTACGAGGACGTCCTGACCATCTTGCACATGATGCAAACTTCTGGAATTCAACCGAATTCAAGCTCCATAACCTGTGTTCTCCGGTCAGTCATTGAGCTCAGATTATTACCCCATGGGAAAGAAATACACGGTTATGTGATAAGGCATGATCTTGATTATGATGTATATGTGGGAACTTCAATAGTTGACATGTACGTGAAAAGTGACTGCCTGGACATTGCTCAAGCAGTTTTCAATAACTTGAAGAGCAAAAACGTATGTGCGTGGAATTCATTGATATCTGGGTATTCATTTAAGGGCCACCTGCAAGATGCTGAAAATTTAGTTGGTCAAATGGAAGAGGCAGGAATTAAACCTGATAGAGTGACATGGAATAGTATGGTCTCTGGCTATTCAATGTGGGGCCACACTGAAAAGGCTTTGGACATGATTCATCAGATCAAGCTCTCTGGATTGACTCCTAATGTGATTTCCTGGACTGCCCTCATATCAGGATGTTCACAGAATGGAAAATATAGGGAATCCCTTGAATTTTTCATCAGAATGCAAGAAGAAGGTATTGAGCCTAATGCTGCCACCATATCCACCGTACTTCGAACCTGTGGAGGCCTCTCTCTGctgcaaaagggaaaagagatacACTGCTTCAGTGTAAAAAATGGTATGACCCGAGATTTTTATGTAGCAACAGCAATCATTGACATGTACAATAAGTCGGGCAACTGGAGAAGTGCCCACAAAGTTTTCAaaagaattcagaaaaattcattgGCATCCTACAATTGCATGATCATGGGGTTTGCCATGTATGGCCTTGGAAAAGAGGCTATTTCTCTCTTTCATGAGATGTGCAGCAATGGTATAACGCCAGATGCTATAACCTTCACAGCGATCCTCTCTGCTTGTAAGAACTCAGGCTTAGTTATTgaaggttgggaattttttgataaaatgagCGGAGATTATAATGTGACCCCAAAAATAGAGCACTACTCTTGCATGGTAGATCTTCTTGGGAGAGCTGGCTATCTTGACGAGACTTGGGATTTAATTCAAAATATGCCCCTAAAGCCGGACGCTACCATTTGGGGTGCTCTTCTTTGCTCCAGTCGAATTCATGAGAATATTGAGTATGCAGAGACTGCAGCAGAGAATCTTTTTGAACTGGAGCCTGATAATTCTGCTAACTATGTCTTAATGATGAACCTGTATGCCATGTCAAACCGATGGAAGGATGTTGATCATGTCAAAGACTTGATGAATAGCGCAGGGGTGAAAAATGGACAAGCTTGGAGCTGGATACAAATTGATCACACTGTACATCATTTTTCTGCAGAGCAGAGAACTCACCCTGATTTTGGAGAGATTTATTTTGAGTTGTATCAGCTGATTTCCCAAATTAAGAAAATGGGGTATGTGCCCGATGTCAGTTGTGTATATCAGAAAATGGACAATGTCGAGAAAGAAAAGATGCTGCTAAGTCACACAGAGAAGCTGGCAATCACCTATGGACTGATGAAAAGACAAGGCAGTGCTCCTATCAGGGTGATTAAGAACTCTAGGATCTGTTCTGACTGTCACACTGCGGCAAAGTATATCTCCATGTTGCGGAGCTGTGAGATCGTTATCAAGGACGGTGTCCGCTTTCATCATTTGAGCAAAGGAAGCTGCTCCTGTAAGGATTGCTGGTAAAAAAAGAGGGATTCACTCACTTTGATGAACCCTCTTGAAGCTTTGCTGACATTATCGTGCATCAAACTTGCGTCATTATTGGCTATTAGCTACAGCATTAGATTGAAAAAGGTTGGGAGAGACGAGTAGCTAAGCTGCAGTTGGTGGTCAATATATGAGAACTCAAGTAATTTCCCACCTCTTCATTAGGCTAATTCCAACTCCAAGCATGCCATAGTGTTGTTATAAACGAAAAGGCTTGCATATAGAACTTCTGAGACTGTGGAGCACGAAGAATGGA
The sequence above is drawn from the Rhodamnia argentea isolate NSW1041297 chromosome 9, ASM2092103v1, whole genome shotgun sequence genome and encodes:
- the LOC115748529 gene encoding pentatricopeptide repeat-containing protein At4g01030, mitochondrial, with product MDGLPPFHQTNTLFLKQPQTQNPKLRSHSLSCPALGDTAPSTATPACALQLSSSSVPAVVGDFNGVNSLESVKMIHARMVKMPGKWSSDDPLVKILARHYVNFRDYRSAALVLLLGLARSNVGWNSFSEELKDFRELPVQILEVFDDMHCKGMVFDASIFTVALRVCTYLLDLWLGVVIHACVIKRCLDSDAHVQRALMNFYERCWSIDRANQVFNEMPKREDVVWNEAVKLNMKHEQWIRALELFRDMQYSCMKVKGTTTVRVLQACSKLKALALGKQIHAHVLRFGMESSVPICNILISMYAKNGELELAGAVFNSMEDHNLTSWNSIISAYASFGFLDDAWNHFHKLESSSIEPDIITWNCLLSGHTLNGSYEDVLTILHMMQTSGIQPNSSSITCVLRSVIELRLLPHGKEIHGYVIRHDLDYDVYVGTSIVDMYVKSDCLDIAQAVFNNLKSKNVCAWNSLISGYSFKGHLQDAENLVGQMEEAGIKPDRVTWNSMVSGYSMWGHTEKALDMIHQIKLSGLTPNVISWTALISGCSQNGKYRESLEFFIRMQEEGIEPNAATISTVLRTCGGLSLLQKGKEIHCFSVKNGMTRDFYVATAIIDMYNKSGNWRSAHKVFKRIQKNSLASYNCMIMGFAMYGLGKEAISLFHEMCSNGITPDAITFTAILSACKNSGLVIEGWEFFDKMSGDYNVTPKIEHYSCMVDLLGRAGYLDETWDLIQNMPLKPDATIWGALLCSSRIHENIEYAETAAENLFELEPDNSANYVLMMNLYAMSNRWKDVDHVKDLMNSAGVKNGQAWSWIQIDHTVHHFSAEQRTHPDFGEIYFELYQLISQIKKMGYVPDVSCVYQKMDNVEKEKMLLSHTEKLAITYGLMKRQGSAPIRVIKNSRICSDCHTAAKYISMLRSCEIVIKDGVRFHHLSKGSCSCKDCW